CGCCACCGTCTCCCCCTCCCGTGCCGTGAGGGAGACGTCCCGCACCGCCACCACCCGCCCGAAGGAGACGGTGAGGTCGCGCACCTTCAGGGTGGACGTCCCCTCGGCCACTATACGATCCTCTCCCGCACGATCCGCCCCTCCTCGAGCACGAGGATGCGCCTGCAGAGGCCTTTCAGCAGCGGCGGGTTATGGGAGACCAGCAGGAACGCCGTCCCCTCGTCGTGGTTCGCCGCGCGCAGCAGCGCCATCAGGTCCTCCTCGTCCGCGGCCGAGAGGGCGGAGAAGATCTCGTCGAGGATCAGCAGCTTCGGACGGCACGCCAGCGCCCGCGCGAACTCGAGGCGGCGGAGGCACCCCTGGGACAGCTGGGCGCACGGCACGAACCGCTGGTTGAACAGCCCCGCCCGGGCGAGGAGATCCTCGGTCGGTCCCTCCTCGCCCTCCCGCGTCCCGCCTCCTTCCTTCCGTTTCCCGGCGTTGGCCGCGAGGGCGACGCGCACTGCCTCGCGAACGGAGAGGGCGGGGTACGGGTGGGGGATCTGGAAGGTCCGCGCGATGCCGAGCCGGTACCGGGCGTCGAGGGGAAGCCGGGTGATTTCCTTCCCGTCGAACCGGACCGTGCCCGCGTCGGGATAAAGAAGCCCCGAGAGAATGTTGACGAGCGTCGTCTTCCCGGATCCGTTCGGGCCGAACAGCCCCACCGGTTCCCCCGGCGCGACCGACAGGGTGATCCCGGAGAGGACCGGCGTCGCTCCGAACGATTTCGAGATCCGATCCGCCGACAGCAGCGCGTTCACGGTGCGACCCCCCGGGGGAAGAACCGCAGGGTGACCAGCAGGGTCAGCGCGTAGAGCAGGACCCGCGCCGAAGGTGGCAGGGAGAGCCCCTGGAAGAGGACATGGAGGACGAGCGCCGCGACGGCGGGCCCCACGATCGTCCCACGCCCCCCCACGGCGGCGAACGTGGCGGCCTGGAAGGAGAGCTCGAGGGAGAGGTCGTTTGTCGTGGCGCGTCCCACGTGGAGGACGAAGCCCGCTCCCGCCGCTCCCGCGAAGGCGGACCCTACGATGAACGCCAGCCGGCGGAACCGGGCGATTGGGACCCCCGACGCCTGCGCGGTGATCGGGGACCCCGCGACCGCGCGCAGGATGAGCCCCGCGCCGGAGCGCGAGAAGCGCAGCATGCCGTAGGAGGCGAGGCACAGGAAGATGAGGGCGGCGTAATACGACGAGAACGGGGAAGCGTCCCGCCACGGCAGGGCGACCGGGATCCCGCCCTCGCCGCCCCACGCGTACCCTCCCGGCCCGGAGAAGAAGGTGTGCCCGACGGCCACCTCGTGCGCGATCTCGCCCAGCGCGAGGGTGAGCAGCGCAACGAACGGTCCGGCCAACGGCGCCGAGAGCGCCCCGACGCCCGCCCCCACCGCGGCGGCCAGCAGGACCGCCGCCGCTACCGCCAGGGGGAGCGGCCACCCCGCGAGACTCGTCAGCAGCGCGCAGGCGTACGTCGCCACCCCGAAGGGGAGGGCGTGCCCGAGCGTGATCTGACCGGAGACGCCCCCGACCACGTCCCACGACGCCGCGAACGCGGCCAGCAGGAACCCGGTCGTGAACACGTCGAGGAAGAACGCGTCGGGGGAGGAAAGCGGGAAGAGCAGGAGCAGCCCGATCCCGGCCGCCAGCCAACCCCCCCGGGATGGGGCCGCGTTCCTCAATCCCGCCGCTCGGCCAGTGCGACGATTCCCGCGGGGCGCGCCGACAGGAGCAGGCAGACGGCGGCGAGCAGGGCGACGTACGACCACTGGGGGGAGAGGAACCAGGCGCACGCGTTGCCGAAAATTCCCAGCCCGATGGAGAGGAGGAAGATCGCCGCCACGGAGTCCATCCCGGCGACGATCACGACGACGAGGGAGAGCAGGAGCGGCGCGCGCCCCATCGTCGGCGTCACCGCTCCCGAGGGGGAGAGGAGGGCGCCCGCCGCCGCCGCCATCGCGCAGGCCCCGCCGAACGTCAGGTACCGGATCGCCTCCACGTTCATCCCAAGCGAGCCGGCGATCTCCTCGTCCTCGGCGATCAGGCGAAGCGACAGCCCGGGGCGCGCGGAGAGAACCCATTGGAGCCCCCCCAGCAGCGCCGCGGAGGAGAGGAACGCGATCACCCCCCATCGCCGGATGACGAGACCCCCGGGACCGATCCACGGGGCGCCCGCCTCGATCGAGAGGGGGTGCGGGCCCCAGACCATCTGCGCCGCCTGCTCGAACAGGAGTGCGCATGCGAGGGTCCCCACCGGCAGGGCGAACGGATGGCTCCGGGCCGGGTTGACGAAACTCTTGCCGAGGAAGACGCCGAAGGCGAAGGCGATGACGGCGGCGAGCGGCGCCGCGGCGAGCGGGCTCTCGATCCCCCGCTCGGCGAGCGCGTAGGCGACATAGGCCCCCAGCGTGAAGAAGGCCCCATGGGAAAGGTTGATCACCTTGACCACGCCCAGGATCAGCGCCATCCCAGCCGCCATCAAGGCGTACGTCCCCCCGGCGAAGAGACCGTCCAGGAGCACCTGCGGAAGGGGAGACGTCACCGGATCAGCGCGGGGGGAAGACGATCCGGGCGCCGCCGCGTTCCCAGCGCACGAAGGTCCCCCGCAGGGCTCCGGGGGCGGTCCCCCACTGGGCCTGGTGGGCGGCGTCGAAACGGTATACGCCCGCCACGCCCGCGAACGTGCCGCGTTCGAGGACCGGCACGACGGCTTCGGCCGCCGCGCTCCCCGCCTTGCGCCAGGCGGCCACGAGCACGGTGACCGCTTCGTAGGGGAGCGTGTCGCTGTACCCGACGGGCGGCGCCCCGTACCGGTGTTCGTACCGCTCCACGTACGCCGTCGCGGCGGGAGAGACGCCCCGCCACGCGGCGGCCTGCACGTAGACCGGCGCGGAGAGCGGAACGGAGGCGGCCAGCCGGGCGTCCCCCAGCGCGCCGCCGATGGAGAGCGCCGGGAGCGCGGGCGCCACTTCGCGCAGCCGCTTCAGGAAGGAGACGGAGTTCCTTCCGGGGTCGGCGAGAATCACGATGTCGGGAGAGACGGCCGCCGTGGCGACCGCGACGGCGTCGAAGGCCGGGTTCCCCGGGCTGTAGTAGGCGGTGTAGGCCGGCGCGATCCCCCGTGGGGCGACGATCCGCTCGAGCGTCTCCCCCAGCTCCCGGTTCCACCGGATCCCGGCGCCGACGAACGCGTACCGGCGGACCTTCCGGTCCGACAGGAACGCGGCGATCATCTCCGCCCATTGGGGGATCGAGTATCCCACCCGGAAGACGTACCGGTACCGCGCGTACTCCCGCCGCACCATGTCGGTGATCTCGGCGGTGGCGGCCACGGGGACGAGAAGCACCGTCCGCTGCGCGGCGGCGACCTCCATGACGCCCACGGTCTCCTCCGACAGGTACGCGCCCACGAGGGCGGAGACCTTCTCCCGGGAAACCAGCCGCAGCGCCTCCGACTTCGCCACGTCCACCCGCCCCTGGGTGTCGCCGACGACGATCGTCACCCGTTGCCCGAAGACTCCCCCTTCGGCGTTGGCCTGCTCGATGGCGAGGGTCGCGGCCTGCACGAACGACGTCCCCCCGGCGGCATAGGGGCCGGAGAGCGGGGCCAGCACCCCGATCTTCAGCGTGTCCGGATGCGCCGCCGCGACGCAGGGGGCCGCAAGAAAAACGGAAGAAAATAAATAAAGAAACAGAGCCGCCGATCCGATGAGACGAAGCGGAAGGCGAAGAAAGGTTCCTGTTCGGACAGCCACGGCTCGCCCTCCCGAAGCGGCAGGATCAACGGAGGAATGCGGCTTCAAGTATACCATAAATCAGGGGATTTTTTCGTCCCCCAGCGGAGTGTCGTGTGGTATGCTGTCCCGGCGGAATCGCCGCAGGAGGGGGGCGCAGTGAGGTAAAGCGCAGCCGTGCAGGTTCACCGCACGGCGAGCCACGAACGGAGCCCCCTCTCCGAGGCGATGGAGCCGAAGGGGAATCCCGGAGGCTGAGTACCCAACAGGTATGTTTATGGAGAAATATTGCTGACATGAAGCAGTTGTTTACACTCCTTGTCGCGCTTGCCCTGCTCGCGGCGATCCCCGTCGTCTCCCTTGCCGATGCCACGCACGTGGTCCGGAAAGGGGACACGCTGGGGAAGATCGCGCGCGCGCACCACGTCTCCGTGGCGAAGATCAAGGAGGCGAACGGGCTCGAGGGAACCCGTCTCCCGGTGGGGACGAAGCTCGTCCTTCCCGGCGGCACGGCGCATTCGAAACTCCGCAAGGTCCGCTCCGGAAAGGGGAAGCGGGTGACCGTACGCCAGTCGACCCCCGCGAAAGATCCGCCGCCCGGGACGCAGCTCTCCCGCGTCGAACCGCAAGGGGTCCCGCTGCCAACCGAAGCGAGGAAGCTTCCCACCGAAGCCGAGCTCACCGAAT
Above is a genomic segment from Deltaproteobacteria bacterium containing:
- a CDS encoding ABC transporter substrate-binding protein; amino-acid sequence: MAVRTGTFLRLPLRLIGSAALFLYLFSSVFLAAPCVAAAHPDTLKIGVLAPLSGPYAAGGTSFVQAATLAIEQANAEGGVFGQRVTIVVGDTQGRVDVAKSEALRLVSREKVSALVGAYLSEETVGVMEVAAAQRTVLLVPVAATAEITDMVRREYARYRYVFRVGYSIPQWAEMIAAFLSDRKVRRYAFVGAGIRWNRELGETLERIVAPRGIAPAYTAYYSPGNPAFDAVAVATAAVSPDIVILADPGRNSVSFLKRLREVAPALPALSIGGALGDARLAASVPLSAPVYVQAAAWRGVSPAATAYVERYEHRYGAPPVGYSDTLPYEAVTVLVAAWRKAGSAAAEAVVPVLERGTFAGVAGVYRFDAAHQAQWGTAPGALRGTFVRWERGGARIVFPPR
- a CDS encoding branched-chain amino acid ABC transporter permease, which produces MRNAAPSRGGWLAAGIGLLLLFPLSSPDAFFLDVFTTGFLLAAFAASWDVVGGVSGQITLGHALPFGVATYACALLTSLAGWPLPLAVAAAVLLAAAVGAGVGALSAPLAGPFVALLTLALGEIAHEVAVGHTFFSGPGGYAWGGEGGIPVALPWRDASPFSSYYAALIFLCLASYGMLRFSRSGAGLILRAVAGSPITAQASGVPIARFRRLAFIVGSAFAGAAGAGFVLHVGRATTNDLSLELSFQAATFAAVGGRGTIVGPAVAALVLHVLFQGLSLPPSARVLLYALTLLVTLRFFPRGVAP
- a CDS encoding ATP-binding cassette domain-containing protein — translated: MNALLSADRISKSFGATPVLSGITLSVAPGEPVGLFGPNGSGKTTLVNILSGLLYPDAGTVRFDGKEITRLPLDARYRLGIARTFQIPHPYPALSVREAVRVALAANAGKRKEGGGTREGEEGPTEDLLARAGLFNQRFVPCAQLSQGCLRRLEFARALACRPKLLILDEIFSALSAADEEDLMALLRAANHDEGTAFLLVSHNPPLLKGLCRRILVLEEGRIVRERIV
- a CDS encoding branched-chain amino acid ABC transporter permease, translated to MTSPLPQVLLDGLFAGGTYALMAAGMALILGVVKVINLSHGAFFTLGAYVAYALAERGIESPLAAAPLAAVIAFAFGVFLGKSFVNPARSHPFALPVGTLACALLFEQAAQMVWGPHPLSIEAGAPWIGPGGLVIRRWGVIAFLSSAALLGGLQWVLSARPGLSLRLIAEDEEIAGSLGMNVEAIRYLTFGGACAMAAAAGALLSPSGAVTPTMGRAPLLLSLVVVIVAGMDSVAAIFLLSIGLGIFGNACAWFLSPQWSYVALLAAVCLLLSARPAGIVALAERRD